One region of uncultured Sulfurimonas sp. genomic DNA includes:
- the speA gene encoding biosynthetic arginine decarboxylase: MKNFGLDIWSNKNFIIENGEVKLNYKSMPSIFELVQEIRLSEVRGPILLRFPHLIKKQIKSLYAYFDKAMAANNYQGSFNAVFPLKVNQFPHAIDAITSQGAKFNYGLEAGSKAELILAMYKTPSGANITVNGFKDKEMITLGFIAAQSGHNITLTIEGLGELETILEVAKESNLKVPNIGIRIRLHSAGSGIWAKSGGMDAKFGLTSTEIIEAVTLLREAKLINKLSMIHFHIGSQIADIAPLKKALREAGNIYAELRMMGAKELENINIGGGLAVEYDQHTQSKARNYSVDEFSSSVVFLLGQIMDAKNVKHPNIFTESGRFVVASHAVLVTPVLELFTQDYQEKLLNFKDVNPPLIEELIELDNLLSNQNCIEYLHDALDHMESLLTLFDLGYIDLQDRSNAEILVHNIIKRALYLKSSNPTDELEQLQVKLQERYLINASIFQSLPDYWGLNQHFPVMPLHNLNTTPLRAASLWDITCDSDGEIGFDPEKPLYLHDVNLDEEEYFLGFFNVGAYQETLGMNHNLFTHPSEYTITIDDDGHEIINKVESKNILEILESIGYNQDHILQKLQNDLIGSNFIKEKEKDDTLAKLKTYVEQNGYLRTTN, translated from the coding sequence ATGAAAAACTTCGGATTAGACATTTGGTCAAACAAAAATTTTATTATAGAAAATGGTGAGGTAAAACTTAATTATAAAAGTATGCCTTCAATCTTTGAACTTGTACAAGAGATACGTTTAAGTGAAGTTAGGGGTCCAATATTACTTAGATTTCCACACTTAATTAAAAAGCAGATAAAAAGTTTATACGCTTATTTTGATAAGGCAATGGCAGCAAACAATTATCAAGGTAGTTTTAATGCTGTATTTCCACTCAAGGTAAATCAATTTCCACATGCTATAGATGCTATAACCTCTCAAGGTGCAAAATTTAACTATGGTCTTGAAGCTGGTTCTAAAGCAGAGCTTATACTAGCAATGTATAAAACTCCAAGTGGAGCAAACATTACAGTAAATGGTTTTAAAGATAAAGAGATGATAACTCTCGGATTTATAGCAGCTCAAAGTGGACATAATATCACTCTTACTATTGAAGGTTTAGGTGAACTTGAAACAATTTTAGAAGTTGCTAAAGAGAGCAATCTAAAAGTTCCAAATATAGGCATCAGAATTAGACTTCATAGCGCTGGAAGTGGTATATGGGCAAAAAGTGGTGGTATGGATGCTAAATTTGGATTGACTTCTACTGAAATTATAGAAGCTGTCACACTACTTAGAGAAGCGAAACTAATAAATAAACTTAGTATGATTCACTTTCATATAGGTTCTCAAATAGCAGATATTGCACCACTAAAAAAAGCACTAAGAGAGGCTGGAAATATTTATGCTGAACTAAGAATGATGGGAGCTAAAGAACTAGAAAACATCAATATTGGTGGTGGTTTAGCTGTTGAATATGATCAACATACACAATCAAAAGCAAGAAATTACTCTGTAGATGAGTTTTCTAGTTCTGTTGTATTTTTACTAGGGCAAATTATGGATGCCAAAAATGTTAAACATCCAAATATCTTCACAGAATCAGGTAGATTTGTTGTAGCATCTCATGCTGTTTTAGTAACTCCTGTATTGGAACTTTTTACACAAGATTATCAAGAAAAACTACTTAACTTTAAAGATGTAAATCCACCTTTAATAGAAGAATTGATAGAACTTGACAACCTTCTTAGCAATCAAAACTGTATAGAATATCTCCATGATGCACTAGATCATATGGAATCACTCCTTACTCTATTTGATTTAGGTTACATAGATTTACAAGATAGATCAAATGCTGAAATTTTAGTTCATAATATTATAAAAAGAGCCTTATATCTTAAGTCTTCAAATCCAACAGATGAACTAGAACAACTTCAAGTTAAACTACAAGAAAGATATCTGATAAATGCATCTATTTTTCAAAGTTTACCAGATTATTGGGGCTTAAATCAGCACTTTCCTGTTATGCCATTGCACAACTTAAACACTACTCCGCTAAGAGCTGCTTCATTGTGGGATATCACTTGTGATAGTGATGGGGAGATAGGATTTGATCCTGAAAAACCTTTATATTTACATGATGTTAATCTTGATGAAGAAGAGTATTTTTTAGGATTTTTCAATGTTGGAGCTTATCAAGAAACTTTAGGAATGAATCATAATTTATTTACACATCCAAGTGAATACACTATTACAATAGATGATGATGGACATGAAATCATAAATAAAGTAGAGTCAAAAAACATCTTAGAGATACTAGAATCGATTGGTTACAATCAAGATCATATTTTACAAAAACTTCAAAATGATCTTATAGGTAGTAATTTTATCAAAGAAAAAGAAAAAGATGATACACTTGCAAAACTTAAAACATATGTAGAACAAAATGGTTATCTGCGAACAACAAACTAA
- the cysE gene encoding serine O-acetyltransferase — protein sequence MGIYSDIKEDFSNAYRNDPALNSKLDFLFNYPGVWAIAWYRIAHRLYISNFKRLARIIMGLTQIMTNIDIHPGAVIGQRVFIDHGTGVVIGQTSIIEDDVLIYQGVTLGGVSLIQGKRHPTIKKGAVLGAGAKVLGNITIGEYAKIGANSVVVKEVPDCSTAIGIPAHVIEKGRCKDPFMHNMLPDINKEMFEYLLKRVAILEHILVEDNKSVLEEDLELEHIYESFIRAMKN from the coding sequence ATGGGAATTTATTCTGATATTAAAGAAGATTTTTCAAATGCTTATAGGAACGACCCTGCCCTAAACTCAAAACTTGATTTTTTATTTAATTATCCGGGAGTTTGGGCAATTGCTTGGTATCGAATAGCACACAGGCTTTATATCTCTAATTTTAAAAGATTAGCAAGAATCATTATGGGATTAACTCAAATAATGACAAATATAGACATACATCCTGGAGCAGTTATTGGTCAAAGAGTTTTTATAGATCATGGAACTGGTGTTGTAATAGGTCAAACAAGCATCATTGAAGATGATGTGCTAATATATCAAGGGGTAACCTTAGGTGGTGTCTCTTTGATACAAGGTAAACGACATCCAACTATTAAAAAAGGTGCTGTTTTAGGTGCAGGTGCTAAAGTTCTTGGAAATATAACTATTGGAGAATATGCTAAAATTGGAGCTAATTCAGTTGTTGTTAAAGAAGTTCCAGACTGTTCAACTGCGATAGGTATTCCTGCTCATGTTATTGAAAAAGGAAGATGTAAAGATCCATTTATGCACAATATGCTTCCAGATATCAACAAAGAAATGTTTGAATACTTACTAAAAAGGGTTGCAATATTAGAACATATTTTAGTTGAAGACAATAAAAGTGTTCTTGAAGAAGACTTAGAATTAGAACATATATATGAATCATTTATTAGAGCTATGAAAAATTAA
- a CDS encoding pyridoxal phosphate-dependent aminotransferase: MLTDRVNILSESITIAITTLAQELKAQGKDILSFSAGEPDFNTPQVIKDAAIDAINEGFTKYTAVDGIVELRVAIADKLKRDNGLTYAPNQIITNNGAKHSLFNLFSATIQDGAEVIIPAPYWVTYPELVKYCGGNVVEIETSDDTSFKITPEQLKAAITPKTRMLILTTPSNPTGSIYTKEELVALGKVLEGTDIIVASDEMYEKLTYEGTFTSCAAVSEDMYKRTVTINGLSKSVAMTGWRFGYMAAHDTELIKATKKLQSQSTSNINTITQKAAIAGLDGRADADISMMREAFIERRDEAVKLVNEIDGLSVVCPDGAFYLFVNIKEVSSDSLEFAKELLDKKLVAVVPGVAFGSEGYFRMSFATDIETIRTGIARIAEFVSDLKK; encoded by the coding sequence ATGCTAACTGACCGCGTAAATATACTATCTGAATCAATTACTATCGCTATCACAACTCTAGCACAAGAATTAAAAGCTCAAGGCAAAGATATTCTTAGCTTTTCTGCAGGTGAACCTGATTTTAACACACCACAAGTTATTAAAGACGCTGCCATAGATGCAATCAATGAAGGTTTTACAAAATATACTGCCGTAGATGGTATAGTTGAACTTAGAGTAGCAATTGCTGATAAACTAAAAAGAGATAATGGGCTTACTTATGCTCCAAACCAAATCATTACCAATAATGGTGCAAAACACTCTCTTTTCAACCTTTTTTCTGCAACTATACAAGATGGTGCTGAAGTTATTATTCCTGCTCCTTATTGGGTTACTTACCCTGAACTTGTCAAGTATTGTGGTGGTAATGTAGTAGAGATAGAAACATCCGATGATACTTCATTTAAGATTACTCCAGAGCAACTAAAAGCGGCAATCACACCTAAGACTAGAATGCTTATCTTAACTACTCCATCAAATCCTACTGGTTCTATTTATACAAAAGAAGAGCTTGTTGCATTAGGAAAAGTTTTAGAAGGTACTGATATTATCGTAGCATCTGATGAAATGTATGAAAAACTTACTTATGAAGGTACTTTTACTTCATGTGCTGCAGTTAGCGAAGATATGTATAAAAGAACTGTAACTATTAACGGACTTAGCAAATCAGTTGCAATGACTGGTTGGAGATTTGGTTACATGGCAGCACACGATACAGAACTTATAAAAGCAACTAAAAAACTTCAAAGTCAAAGCACTTCAAATATCAACACTATAACTCAAAAAGCTGCAATAGCTGGTCTTGATGGTAGAGCAGATGCAGACATATCTATGATGAGAGAAGCTTTTATAGAACGTAGAGATGAAGCTGTTAAACTTGTGAATGAGATAGATGGCTTAAGTGTTGTTTGTCCTGATGGAGCTTTTTATCTATTTGTAAATATAAAAGAAGTCTCTTCTGACTCACTTGAATTTGCAAAAGAGTTACTTGACAAAAAACTTGTAGCTGTAGTTCCAGGTGTTGCTTTTGGTAGTGAGGGTTACTTTAGAATGAGCTTTGCGACAGATATAGAGACTATTCGTACAGGTATTGCTAGAATAGCTGAGTTTGTTAGTGATTTAAAAAAATAA
- the lpxD gene encoding UDP-3-O-(3-hydroxymyristoyl)glucosamine N-acyltransferase, with product MKISQIASIIGAEFSGDDFEVTAMNTLKNASKTELSFVSNSKYINDIKDSNAGAIIVDKSTKNYVPNNCIALVVDAPYWEMATISKYFAPSIEDNSLPKALVGEGSSISNKAEVANGAVIGKNCTIMAHVYIGTEAVVGDNTIVYPNVTVYRDCYIGKDCIIHANTTIGSDGFGFATSKMGEHRKIYQNGNVIIEDDVEIGSSTTIDRAAFGSTIIKKGVRIDNLVQIGHNCVIGEYSVLVSQAGISGSTTMGRNVVMGGQSATAGHLEIAPFTTMAARSGVTKSIKKSGLTFAGFPLMQHRAWLKLQAKLARLIK from the coding sequence ATGAAAATTTCACAAATAGCTTCAATAATTGGTGCAGAGTTTAGTGGAGATGATTTTGAAGTAACGGCTATGAATACACTTAAAAATGCTTCAAAAACAGAACTCTCTTTTGTCTCAAACTCCAAATATATCAACGATATAAAAGATTCAAATGCAGGTGCTATCATAGTTGATAAATCTACAAAAAATTATGTTCCTAATAATTGTATAGCCTTAGTTGTAGATGCTCCTTATTGGGAGATGGCAACTATATCAAAATATTTCGCTCCAAGCATAGAAGATAACTCTTTACCTAAAGCATTAGTAGGAGAGGGTAGTAGCATCTCTAATAAAGCAGAAGTAGCCAATGGCGCAGTTATTGGTAAAAACTGTACTATTATGGCTCATGTATATATCGGCACTGAGGCTGTTGTAGGAGATAATACTATTGTGTATCCAAATGTAACTGTTTATAGAGATTGTTATATAGGAAAAGATTGTATTATTCATGCTAATACAACTATTGGAAGTGATGGTTTTGGTTTTGCAACCTCAAAAATGGGTGAGCATAGAAAAATATATCAAAATGGAAATGTAATCATTGAAGATGATGTAGAAATTGGTAGCTCAACAACTATAGATAGAGCTGCTTTTGGTAGTACTATTATTAAAAAAGGCGTTCGTATAGATAATCTTGTTCAAATTGGACATAATTGTGTTATAGGAGAGTATAGCGTGCTTGTTTCTCAAGCTGGCATCTCTGGTTCAACTACTATGGGTAGAAACGTTGTAATGGGTGGACAAAGTGCTACAGCAGGGCATCTAGAGATTGCTCCATTTACAACAATGGCTGCAAGAAGTGGAGTTACTAAAAGTATTAAAAAAAGTGGCTTAACATTTGCTGGGTTTCCATTAATGCAACACAGAGCATGGTTAAAACTTCAGGCAAAACTAGCTAGACTAATAAAATAA
- the lpxD gene encoding UDP-3-O-(3-hydroxymyristoyl)glucosamine N-acyltransferase, with protein sequence MLFSEVASYLKSDLQGDDVEINSMNELSQASISQLTFAVHKKYANELTSSKAKAFLIPHDLVEFLPTNSSYIVCEDVSISMAYATKLFAPKPIDIDASEAVVAKDSYIDAMAKVENGAMIGSNVTIMAGSYIGSNTTVGDNTIIYPNVTIYRDCVIGKDCIIHSGTVIGADGFGFSHTKTGEHIKIYQNGNVIIEDDVEIGASCAIDRAVFNSTIIKKGVKLDNFIHIAHNCEIGEYSIFVAQTGVGGSTKLGRNCVVSGQSAFSDHLEIAPFSTFTARSGITKSIKESGGVYSGYPLMEHREWRRLQSKIAKLNSKD encoded by the coding sequence ATGCTCTTTAGTGAAGTTGCTTCTTATTTAAAGAGTGATTTACAAGGAGATGATGTAGAGATAAATTCTATGAATGAATTATCTCAAGCATCTATCTCACAACTTACTTTTGCAGTACACAAAAAATATGCAAATGAACTTACTTCTTCAAAAGCAAAAGCTTTTTTAATTCCACATGACTTAGTGGAATTTTTACCAACTAATAGCTCTTATATAGTATGTGAAGATGTTTCTATATCTATGGCTTATGCAACAAAATTATTTGCTCCGAAACCTATTGATATAGATGCGAGTGAAGCAGTTGTAGCAAAAGATAGTTATATAGATGCTATGGCAAAAGTTGAAAATGGCGCTATGATAGGCTCAAATGTGACTATAATGGCTGGGTCTTACATAGGTTCAAATACAACTGTGGGTGACAATACTATAATATATCCAAATGTTACTATCTATCGTGATTGTGTGATTGGAAAGGATTGTATTATTCATTCTGGTACGGTTATAGGTGCTGATGGTTTTGGTTTTTCTCATACAAAAACTGGTGAGCATATAAAGATATATCAAAACGGAAATGTTATCATTGAAGATGATGTGGAAATAGGCGCTTCTTGTGCAATCGATAGAGCAGTTTTTAATTCTACTATAATTAAAAAAGGTGTTAAGTTGGATAATTTTATCCATATTGCACATAATTGTGAAATTGGTGAATACTCTATATTTGTAGCTCAAACAGGTGTTGGTGGTTCAACTAAGCTTGGACGTAACTGTGTTGTAAGTGGTCAAAGTGCTTTTTCAGATCATTTAGAGATAGCTCCATTTTCAACTTTTACAGCAAGAAGTGGTATAACTAAAAGCATCAAAGAGAGTGGAGGAGTTTATAGCGGTTATCCACTTATGGAGCATAGAGAGTGGAGAAGACTTCAAAGTAAAATAGCAAAATTAAACTCAAAGGATTAA
- the ilvN gene encoding acetolactate synthase small subunit, translating to MIENSERRVVSVIVVNEASVLSRITDLFSGRGYNITSLTVAPIPESKYSRLTIVTSGSVRVIEQITKQLHKLIPVLKVYEHADLVEKEMALIKFPVSENISDISALCQAYNGNVVNVGENVIIAMIADDPVRVENFLKLIKRYNPKEIVRSGAVALER from the coding sequence ATGATTGAAAATAGCGAAAGAAGAGTAGTTTCAGTTATCGTTGTAAATGAAGCTAGTGTTTTATCTCGTATTACGGATCTTTTTTCTGGTCGTGGTTATAATATCACATCATTAACTGTTGCTCCGATTCCTGAGAGTAAATACTCAAGACTTACTATAGTTACTTCTGGTTCTGTTAGAGTTATAGAGCAAATTACTAAACAACTTCATAAGTTAATACCTGTTTTAAAAGTTTATGAACACGCTGATTTAGTTGAGAAAGAGATGGCACTTATTAAGTTTCCTGTTTCTGAAAATATTTCAGATATCTCTGCTTTGTGTCAAGCTTATAATGGCAATGTAGTAAATGTTGGTGAAAATGTTATTATAGCTATGATAGCAGATGATCCTGTTCGTGTTGAAAACTTTTTAAAACTTATCAAAAGATACAATCCTAAAGAGATTGTAAGAAGTGGTGCTGTAGCACTAGAGAGATAA
- a CDS encoding acetolactate synthase large subunit has product MQISGAQMVIEALIAEGVDTVFGYPGGAIMNVYDEIYKQDNFQHILTRHEQAAVHAAEGYSKVSGKVGVAMITSGPGFTNAVTGLADAYMDSIPLVVISGQVPMSLIGTDAFQEIDAVGISRSCTKHNYLVTNASDLPRVLKEAFHIAASGRPGPVHVDIPKDVTAEIAEFDYSIEVDLETYKPHVKGNPRQIKKAIEAMSKAKRPLFYIGGGVINANAGFEVRELVKKTGIPAVETFMARGVLSHDDELLVGMLGMHGSYASNMAMSETDLVIALGARFDDRVTGKLSEFAKNAGVIHVDIDPASISKLINADYPIVGDVKNVVKDMLGLVSAINPNKYSTWRETVVNFAQLHPLTYHEDTDRIKPQWVIQRVGQLLGDKANISTDVGQHQMWTAQFYPFSRPRQFISSGGLGTMGFGFPAAMGVRAADSKRVSINFTGDGSILMNCQELMTAVEKKLPVINIILNNNYLGMVRQWQTLFYDKRHSETDLSVQPDFVKLSEAFGGIGYRVTTKEEFDAALNDAVEKNVVAFIDVVVERLENVMPMVPSGGSLFNMMLLEKKEK; this is encoded by the coding sequence ATGCAGATTAGTGGCGCACAGATGGTCATTGAAGCTTTAATCGCAGAAGGTGTAGATACAGTATTTGGCTACCCTGGTGGAGCGATTATGAATGTCTACGACGAGATTTATAAACAAGATAATTTTCAACATATATTGACAAGACATGAACAAGCTGCTGTACATGCTGCAGAGGGTTATTCAAAAGTTAGTGGTAAAGTCGGTGTAGCTATGATAACAAGCGGTCCTGGTTTTACAAATGCAGTGACTGGTTTAGCAGACGCATATATGGACTCAATACCTTTAGTTGTTATAAGTGGTCAAGTTCCTATGAGTTTAATCGGAACAGATGCTTTTCAAGAGATAGATGCAGTAGGTATTAGTCGTTCATGTACTAAACACAACTATCTTGTAACAAATGCAAGTGATTTGCCTCGTGTTTTAAAAGAGGCTTTTCACATAGCAGCTTCAGGTCGTCCAGGTCCTGTTCATGTTGATATTCCAAAAGATGTTACTGCTGAAATTGCTGAGTTTGATTACTCTATTGAAGTTGATTTAGAGACATATAAGCCTCATGTTAAAGGTAATCCACGTCAAATTAAAAAAGCTATAGAAGCGATGAGTAAAGCTAAAAGACCACTTTTTTACATAGGTGGTGGTGTAATTAATGCAAATGCTGGTTTTGAAGTAAGAGAGTTGGTTAAAAAAACTGGTATTCCAGCGGTTGAAACTTTTATGGCTAGAGGTGTTTTATCTCATGATGATGAGTTGCTAGTTGGTATGCTTGGAATGCATGGATCTTACGCATCAAATATGGCTATGAGTGAAACTGACTTGGTTATCGCTCTTGGTGCAAGATTTGATGATCGTGTAACAGGAAAGCTTTCAGAATTTGCTAAAAATGCTGGTGTTATTCATGTAGATATAGATCCTGCATCTATTTCAAAGCTTATTAATGCAGATTATCCAATAGTTGGTGATGTAAAAAATGTTGTTAAAGATATGCTTGGACTTGTTTCAGCTATCAATCCAAATAAATATAGCACTTGGAGAGAAACAGTAGTAAATTTTGCACAGTTGCATCCATTGACATATCATGAAGATACAGACCGTATTAAACCTCAGTGGGTTATCCAAAGAGTTGGTCAATTGTTAGGAGATAAAGCAAATATCTCTACGGATGTTGGACAGCACCAAATGTGGACTGCTCAGTTTTATCCGTTTTCACGTCCAAGACAATTTATAAGTTCTGGTGGACTTGGAACTATGGGATTTGGTTTTCCCGCTGCTATGGGTGTTAGAGCAGCTGATTCTAAGCGAGTGAGTATTAACTTTACTGGTGATGGTTCTATTTTGATGAATTGTCAAGAGTTAATGACTGCTGTTGAGAAAAAATTACCAGTTATCAATATCATCTTAAATAACAACTATTTAGGGATGGTTCGTCAGTGGCAAACACTTTTTTATGATAAGCGTCATAGTGAAACAGATTTAAGTGTTCAACCTGATTTTGTAAAATTATCGGAAGCTTTTGGTGGTATAGGTTATAGAGTTACTACAAAAGAAGAGTTTGATGCAGCACTAAATGATGCTGTGGAAAAAAATGTAGTCGCATTTATAGATGTTGTAGTTGAGAGATTAGAAAACGTTATGCCTATGGTTCCATCAGGTGGAAGTCTATTCAATATGATGTTATTAGAGAAAAAGGAGAAGTGA
- the ilvA gene encoding threonine ammonia-lyase gives MLNINKIYEARERIKDVIVDTPFSYAPYLSEILSSKVYLKKENLQITGAFKIRGAYNKIASLSDEQKACGVIAASAGNHAQGVALSASRFNIRAVIVMPESTPLTKIDGVKHYGAEVILAGTNYDEAYAYARTYAKENALTFVHPFEDEEVMAGQGTLALDILDSCKDLDAVVIPVGGGGLIAGMATAIKSINPNIEVIGVSAKGAPAFKNSYELKKPVDSLSVRTIADGIAVRDTSAVTLKYALNSVDTFVSVDDEEIASAILFLLEKQKLVVEGAGAASVAAMLHKKLNHLRDKKVALVLSGGNMDVTLLSVIIEKGLLKSGRKMKVTVTLIDKPGSLMRFTELLNELNANIVHIAYDRTSISLDYGDANVTVHMETKGQAHQQEIEDVLKNEGYLRDY, from the coding sequence TTGTTAAATATAAATAAAATTTACGAAGCAAGAGAGCGTATAAAAGATGTAATTGTAGATACTCCTTTTTCTTACGCTCCATATTTAAGTGAAATTCTCTCAAGCAAGGTTTATCTAAAAAAAGAAAATCTTCAAATTACGGGAGCATTTAAAATTAGAGGTGCATATAACAAGATAGCATCTCTTAGTGATGAGCAAAAAGCTTGTGGAGTGATTGCTGCAAGTGCAGGAAATCATGCTCAAGGAGTAGCGCTTTCAGCATCAAGATTTAATATTCGTGCTGTCATTGTAATGCCTGAATCAACGCCTTTAACTAAGATTGATGGTGTAAAACATTATGGAGCAGAAGTTATTCTCGCTGGAACAAACTATGATGAAGCATACGCATATGCACGTACATATGCAAAAGAAAATGCTTTAACTTTTGTGCATCCTTTTGAAGATGAAGAAGTAATGGCTGGACAAGGAACTTTAGCGCTCGATATTCTGGACTCTTGTAAAGATTTAGATGCAGTGGTTATTCCTGTTGGTGGTGGTGGACTTATAGCTGGTATGGCTACGGCAATAAAAAGTATAAATCCAAATATAGAAGTTATTGGAGTAAGTGCAAAAGGTGCTCCTGCTTTTAAAAATTCATATGAATTAAAAAAACCTGTAGATAGTTTAAGTGTTAGAACTATTGCTGATGGTATAGCTGTTCGCGATACTTCGGCAGTTACTTTAAAGTATGCACTAAATTCAGTAGATACCTTTGTAAGTGTAGATGATGAAGAGATTGCAAGTGCTATTTTGTTTTTACTTGAGAAGCAAAAGCTTGTAGTTGAGGGTGCTGGAGCTGCATCTGTGGCTGCGATGCTACATAAAAAACTAAATCATCTTAGAGATAAAAAAGTAGCCCTTGTTTTAAGTGGTGGAAATATGGATGTTACACTTTTGTCTGTTATCATAGAAAAAGGTCTTTTAAAATCAGGCAGAAAGATGAAAGTTACAGTGACATTGATTGACAAGCCAGGATCACTTATGAGATTTACAGAACTTCTTAATGAATTAAATGCAAATATAGTGCATATCGCCTATGATAGAACTTCTATCTCTCTTGATTATGGAGATGCTAATGTTACAGTTCATATGGAGACAAAGGGTCAAGCACATCAACAAGAAATAGAAGATGTACTAAAAAATGAAGGTTATTTAAGAGATTACTAA
- a CDS encoding CoA-binding protein — MECEFPSVNSNKQEIQEIFDEVKTIAILGLSPDSQKASHRVAAYLQEQGYKIVPVYPKEETILGEKVYRSLVEIPFKVDMVDIFRKPQALDAVADACKQRGDVKIFWAQQGIVNNAAAQKAKDAGMKVVQNMCSMVEHKALKGK, encoded by the coding sequence TTGGAGTGTGAGTTTCCCTCAGTTAATTCAAACAAACAAGAGATACAAGAAATATTTGATGAAGTAAAAACTATTGCAATTTTGGGTCTCTCTCCAGACTCTCAAAAAGCAAGTCATAGGGTAGCAGCGTACCTTCAAGAGCAAGGTTATAAGATTGTTCCCGTATATCCCAAAGAAGAGACTATTTTAGGTGAAAAAGTTTATAGATCTTTAGTAGAGATACCATTTAAAGTTGATATGGTAGATATTTTTAGAAAACCACAAGCTCTAGATGCAGTAGCAGATGCTTGTAAGCAAAGAGGTGATGTGAAGATTTTTTGGGCGCAACAAGGTATTGTAAATAATGCTGCGGCACAAAAAGCTAAAGATGCAGGTATGAAAGTTGTACAAAATATGTGCAGTATGGTAGAACATAAAGCACTCAAAGGTAAATAA
- a CDS encoding TIGR02757 family protein, which translates to MKEKNSIIYIKQRLDEEAKKRNSVDEISVDKLDPILVAHRYKDPSISLICALFAYGNVKQIVKFLDSLDFELLTKSDEEIKEALKNHYYRFQKSEDVIALFIALKRLNEKTSLEEVFASAYKKDKNVIDGINSLIEMLTSLYPHSSQGYNFLTSKVTIKTKGAGALKRWMMFLRWMVRDDNIDMGLWKSVDKKDLIMPLDTHTFNVSKKLGLLSRKTYDLQAAIELTQMLKSFDESDPLKYDFALYRIGQEGIL; encoded by the coding sequence GTGAAAGAAAAAAACTCTATCATTTACATTAAACAAAGATTAGATGAAGAAGCTAAAAAACGAAATAGTGTAGATGAAATATCAGTAGATAAACTAGACCCAATTTTAGTTGCGCATCGCTACAAAGACCCTAGCATCTCACTTATTTGTGCACTTTTTGCTTATGGAAATGTTAAGCAAATAGTTAAATTTTTAGACTCACTTGATTTTGAACTTTTAACAAAAAGTGATGAAGAGATAAAAGAAGCACTTAAAAATCACTACTATAGATTTCAAAAGAGTGAAGATGTTATAGCTCTCTTCATTGCCCTAAAGCGTTTAAATGAAAAAACAAGTTTAGAAGAGGTGTTCGCATCTGCGTATAAAAAAGATAAAAATGTTATAGATGGTATAAACTCTCTTATAGAGATGCTAACATCTCTATATCCGCATAGTTCTCAAGGTTATAATTTTCTTACATCAAAAGTTACTATTAAAACAAAGGGAGCAGGGGCATTGAAAAGATGGATGATGTTTCTTAGGTGGATGGTAAGAGATGACAATATAGATATGGGACTTTGGAAGAGTGTAGATAAAAAAGATTTGATTATGCCACTTGACACTCACACTTTTAATGTCTCAAAAAAATTAGGACTCTTAAGTAGAAAAACCTACGACTTACAAGCCGCCATAGAGTTAACACAGATGCTAAAGAGTTTTGATGAAAGTGACCCTTTAAAGTATGACTTTGCACTTTACAGGATTGGTCAAGAGGGAATACTATAA